Genomic segment of Apium graveolens cultivar Ventura chromosome 7, ASM990537v1, whole genome shotgun sequence:
ATAGCACACTGTATATTTACAATTATGCAAGTTTCATGCACAACTTCACTTAAAATAAACTGTATCATGATCCATGCCAGGACACAGAGGTCAAAAACTACAGAAGCCTCCAATATAACTTATGAAACATTAAAAATTGGGCAGAAAATAACATAAATCTACAGCTACACACGATAAACCAAAAATAGCTAGAAAATATTACCTAACTACAGTAGGGAACCACCAATTCCCTAGAAATATTTGATATGTACTATAATTCATACTTGTACAAGATTAGAAGATTAGTTCTGTTTAAAGTGCTTATCAAGAATAGGTTTAAGAATTAGAACACCTGCTATGATATGTATAGCACACATTCGTGAATATCTGTACCGACCTAAATTGCGTAAATGAATATCTCAATTTTTCATGTGTTCAACTTTGAAGTAACCAAGTAATAAGGGAAATTTAAGAAATAGTTTCATTCATGTCTACCACATGGATGAGATGACTGGACATTTTGTACcttttcttcttctgtttcttctGTTGATTGTCTTGCGATGGCTTCTGGAGTGGCTTGTCTTGCAGTGGCTTCTGGAGTGGATCATCTGCAAGCTCTAAGAGACTCTCAGTATAATGATAAGCATAAAAGTTCATCGGAATCCCACGAATCCTAACATTCTTGAACGTCTTCTTTTCAAGGTCATGCCACATAAGTTTTGTGTTGCCCACCTGTAGAAGTACAACTGTCTGACTCTTGGAAAAAGCGAGAGGTCTAAGAAACTCAAAGTCGAGTGGGCTAGGTTGCTTCACAGTAAATGCTTTGTACCACGGATTTTCTGAACCATTTTTATTCATCAGCCACACATCGATACTATAATTAGGATAGTTATCAAAGATACAAAGGGATTCTCCAACAGGAACCATAATTCTGGTATTACAGTTGACAAATTTTTTATCAACACTGGGAAAAGGGACCTCCTCGAACTGTTCAAGTTCGAGATCAAAACCAAAAATGGTTTCTAAGCCATTTCCTTGATTCTTACTTGCCGTCCAATACAGAGCCCCCCTAGCAAACACGGCCCATTTCAAAAGGAAATTAACATTACTTGGAACATTCTGAATCCGTTTCCAAGAATTGTTCTTGAGGCTGTAGACCATGACCATATATTTCTAGACTTTCTAGTTAATGGATTAAATACCAAAATCTCATTCATCTCTTTTTTTGCCACACAACCTAAGCCTTTTGCAGCACCGAAAAATTCAGCACCATGGATAAGATTCATGAGCGGATTTTTTATTGGCACAGCCACAAAATCATCTCCCTCACCATCCAAAGACTCGGAATCCACCACATAACACCTTCCACCTTGATCATTGACAATGAGACCAGCACCAGTATTGCACTCAAGTGCAGTTTTAAGATGTTTCCTAATAAACGCATTGCTATCAATAGTAGAACACCAATCTTTCGATACACATCGAAAACGAAGAAGAGGCTTAACGGGTACGCGACAGAGTATTTCAACAATCAATTCTTGAAGAAGGGCCATTTTAAAAAATGTAGCCTAGGGTTTAGTGAATACAGAACTGCAATAACTAGGTACATACAGAAGTATAAAAACAGATGAATATGTAAAGGTACACACACAAAATGATGAATGATGAACGAAAAATAATTTACTGTGCATGCAAAGTTAGTAAAGCAACTAAGTACTGCCAGTCCAGCAAAGTCGAGCTCGTGTGCAGCTCGCGAATTTTACGAGCTACACGGGTCAGGTTGATGTATGACAGTAGTGTAGATATTAGCTGGCGGTTGGCGGGGTGGGGCGAGTCAGGCGGGGTGAGACGGGTTAGTGAACTCAAAAGTGAAGGTTGTTCCTGTTTCAAAGCGtgttaattttttattatttaaacaatatatGTATGCTTGCCAGTTGCCACTTTCCAGTTGCATATATCATTGATTAAAGATAAAGATTATATTTATCGTTTATATTGAATGAGCATGAGTGCATGACCCAGATAAATGTTAGCTTAGGGAAAACTTGTTGTCTGAGTTGTTCTTTTTAATTGGCAGGTTTTGTCCAGAAGTATATATTAACGAGAAAAGACATTTAATAAAGACTTGTGTTGTGGTGGTTATAGACACCGTTCTAAGAATCAACAACATCAATGGTTTCAGTCGGGTTAGCGGGTTAATGCGGGTTGCCGTGCCGTGCTGCTCGCACGTGCCGGTTTAAACTCGTGCCGTGCCGCTTTTCCGAGCTGTGCCGTGCCGGTCCACGGTTAGTAAAAACTGAAACCATATTCGCTTCGTTACTTTACCCGGTCTGTGCCGAGTTAAACTCGCCCCGTTACGAGTTGAATTTACACGATTAATAAAGCGCGCCGGGGCGAGTTCGGGCGGGTTGAACCACCCGTGTGGCCACCTCTAAGTACTGGTGTATGCTTAACAAGATATATACAAATTATACACGTCAATTCGTTCCTTTCGTATAATTTCGATTCGTTCCTTTCGTATAATTTCGATTCGTACGTCGTGCAATGTACTAATGAATTGAAGTCCAGTAAAATACAAAGACAAAGATGTACGAAACACGCACGTACACAAAACACACAGACATAAAGGAGGTTGAGAAACTTACTTGTCTCTGACTGCATAAAGTTCCCACTCCAAAACTAGGTTAAAAGTTTAAACTGAAATTTATGTCAGAAGATGAGAAACGTTTGGGTGGTTTTAAAGTTGCTTACAAGAATTCGTAACCGTTAATTAATATGAGTATATATTTGATGTAATTTATTATCATTAATTATTAAAAACAATTACATAATCAAATGAATCAAAATTGAAAATACCAATATATATTTATAACtttaagtaattatttatttattaatataaatgttaggtcacacacactgtagaggggtgaatacagtgtataatacaatcaaatcgaactttaatatcttaagtaacagaaaacaaactttattgaaacaataaactctgttacagtatggaactgttagctcttagtgatgaacaaatatcacaagagctgctagggttacaatgaataattttctcgaatattataacacttatagtgtaaaccctatatctgtgtttatatactacacagttacaagataatcgctaattgatatgaaatataattctgcttcctaaaatatatcaatcagatatcttttcttccaagtattccattcttcacggaactccttcttcatgcatatctcttcttatgtttatcttgatcttctttcctttaatcagctactgtccttatctgatcgtccttcagtacttaagttctgatatctaacttctgatgattatctcctgataatataagtactgatatccttaagtcctgacttccagtataagtactgatcaacggttaagaactgatttgtcctgttaagtaagatctgaaatctaaacataaattatattagccatgacattatcaaatatatctaacaatctcccccaacttgtaaattagcataatatacaagtttaacagatatttgatgatgtcaaaaacattaagtacaaatgcatgaaaattagactagataactacaacttacagtccttaaagctttaccaatattcaacttctgataacaacttcagtctgtacaaatatcagaatttaagcagttgtagatcttcgacttggcttcatcatctgatctctctgatgtcaggagttgttctgagataattcttcaacaaacatctttcaacatatctgagttcatcaatcattctccttttggcatctttaagctctgcagtatcttcaccaatttgaaagattgcagctctgagatcattgatctttgcttttcttatatcctgatccagtctgatcaaataagctttatcagacttaagattgaattcaacagccctgtaccccagaaaggtagttataatcttagcagtgttgggcttcatttcaactatatcaccattgtgatctctgtactttggaacgtatgtgctgttagacttaacagaataaaaccttttctgtctctgaatctgttctttcaaatagtttgcagcagttcctgttattctatCATctacttgaagtaagaatagtacatgctccaattcttcaaaatacttcaatggaatggcattttgtcttatatgataaaccctaccatctgtgatgaaatacaacaagatgtattctttcaagtaggtatggtaaaccatctgtacagattccagttgattcaatctctcaggagttgctccaatacctggttcactcaaggaagttggatcattggtagtgttatgtattcttctttcatcagcactttctaatccagttttatctcttgcttcctttccagtaactactcttacttcaaaaccacttgcagtagtcttcaaagattgagtctgttttgctttagtgaatcctggtaagagtgtctttggtctatcttctgatatcaagttaacttgagctatgtcagaggttacttacttcttctgaatatcagaacttacaatttcttgactctgaacaacttgagccatgtcagaggttgttttaagaacttttcttgaagtcagagcaagattatccttttcatcagtaatttcttcatcctcaggaggcacataaaccttgataggttcaccaaccttttctttacccttggatcttggatctatctgcggttgtgatctagccaatattgcttcagtatgtgtcctttctttgatcacaatgcctttgagttttggaagtggctttttaccagaagcttcaaatttagatgtgactttctctgatttaagcctggcttcttcttccattaaactttccaagtccattcctggattttcctgaagaaataactgtcttgacatttcctcatcaagatctaaaagttcatcagaacttatccttttaccagcagcagaacttattcttttcccagtatcagaacttttcctgtgacttgtgatttcagcttttcttgatgtgaatcttctaccttgactatgacctctacccattccagggtttccttgatcatctttttcatcatccttccctgtcagtgtcttgtcagtcttgcatttgaacttaattactttctcccctttttggcatcagcaggtagtagaagagagataagcaattccactgaggattggatttcagttaattgtgattgctgagaagcttgatttttctgaatatcatcaatctgagcttgttgatgatcttgagtcttctcaatataagcaatcctgtcaaaggtaggttggaagaactttttcttatcaattttccaaacttgatcctgtttgataaattcttcatgaatcttgtgtagctctgcatgagtagttgagtgaagaccttgtagatgtttagtactcaatgcagtgactctaagctgagttttgaaatcatcagaatttaacatttcatcagctttagtcaagtgctcagcaagatgcttttcagttggaacacatgaaactgaattccattccttagtccactcctgtcctgcaggagtttcactccaaggtactggtgcttctctggtaacaaacttcttaataagttctgacttaagaatagtttgttgaggaacatgtcctgaaggacctgctgcatcagcatccgcagttggagcaacatcaccagtatctccagcatttgcagcatcagaacttacagaatcagtatcctctgataaaataacagtgtgagtagcaatggaggcttcagcatcctctaattgctgatctggttctaagttctgatcaacagccatatcctgatgctcacctaaagtctgatcatcagcatcttgatggagagaaggtgttgtagataactctggagtttgaacagcatcagtaacaggtgttgtggaaggattagttgctgttggagcttctaagagaattacttcaggcacaaccaagttttgaacatcaatatcagcacttgtgcctggatgaacaggagacacagaaggtgtgttagccttttcagaaacagcttccttagatggagttgatggagaagaagtgactggagcaaatttcttgtcttgtgagatcagagattcctgatccccttccttagctgcttcctctttatcatct
This window contains:
- the LOC141673432 gene encoding F-box protein CPR1-like, encoding MALLQELIVEILCRVPVKPLLRFRCVSKDWCSTIDSNAFIRKHLKTALECNTGAGLIVNDQGGRCYVVDSESLDGEGDDFVAVPIKNPLMNLIHGAEFFGAAKGLGCVAKKEMNEILNVPSNVNFLLKWAVFARGALYWTASKNQGNGLETIFGFDLELEQFEEVPFPSVDKKFVNCNTRIMVPVGESLCIFDNYPNYSIDVWLMNKNGSENPWYKAFTVKQPSPLDFEFLRPLAFSKSQTVVLLQVGNTKLMWHDLEKKTFKNVRIRGIPMNFYAYHYTESLLELADDPLQKPLQDKPLQKPSQDNQQKKQKKKRYKMSSHLIHVVDMNETIS